In the Acidovorax sp. A79 genome, one interval contains:
- the acnD gene encoding Fe/S-dependent 2-methylisocitrate dehydratase AcnD, which yields MNTLFRKNLPGTDLDYFDARQAVEALQPGAWNRLPYTARVHAENIVRRADPAIVRECLVQIIERRRERDFPWFPARVACHDILGQTALVDLAGLRDAIAAQGGDPAQVNPVVPVQLIVDHSLAVECGGFDPHAFEKNRAIEDRRNEDRFHFIEWTKKAFSNVQVIPAGNGIMHQINLEKMSPVVHADNGVAYPDTCVGTDSHTPHVDALGVVAIGVGGLEAENVMLGRASWMRLPEIVGVKLTGQRQDGITATDVVLALTEFLRKSRVVGAYLEFHGEGAARLTIGDRATISNMAPEYGATAAMFSIDTQTLEYLTLTGRAAEQVRLVETYAKHAGLWSDSLREAVYERHLEFDLSSVVRNLAGPSNPHARVATADLAAKGIAGVWRMPTPEEGTMPDGAVIIAAITSCTNTSNPRNVIAAALLARNANRLGLARKPWVKTSLAPGSRAVELYLKEAGLLQDLEKLGFGIVAFACTTCNGMSGALDPDIQQEIIGRGLHTAAVLSGNRNFDGRIHPYARQAFLASPPLVVAYAIAGTVRFDIENDVLTVVDGKPVRLRDIWPADEEIDAVVKAAVKPAQYRAVYEPMFAIRHDDGQRVSPQYGWRAQSTYIRRPPYWDTEGVGALAANPRTLKGMRALALLPDNITTDHLSPSNAILPDSAAGEYLHSMGLPEEDFNSYATHRGDHLTAMRATFANPQLVNEMAVVDGQVRKGSLARVEPEGQVMRMWEAIETYLHRRQPLIIIAGADYGQGSSRDWAAKGVRLAGVETVVAEGFERIHRTNLIGMGVLPLEFKDGTTRRTLGLDGTETYDVQGQPQPRATLMLVIRRKNGEVVNVPMACRLDTAEEVSVYEAGGVLQRFAQDFLAQNVKQKQPLAQS from the coding sequence ATGAACACCCTCTTCCGCAAGAACCTGCCCGGTACCGATCTGGACTATTTCGACGCCCGCCAAGCCGTCGAGGCGCTGCAGCCCGGCGCCTGGAACCGCCTGCCCTACACCGCGCGCGTGCACGCCGAGAACATCGTGCGCCGGGCCGACCCGGCCATCGTCCGCGAGTGCCTGGTGCAGATCATCGAACGCAGGCGCGAACGCGACTTTCCGTGGTTTCCGGCACGCGTGGCCTGCCACGACATCCTCGGGCAGACCGCGCTGGTGGACCTGGCGGGCCTGCGCGACGCCATCGCGGCCCAGGGCGGCGACCCGGCCCAGGTGAACCCCGTGGTGCCCGTGCAGCTCATCGTGGACCACTCGCTGGCCGTGGAGTGCGGCGGCTTCGACCCCCATGCGTTCGAAAAGAACCGCGCCATCGAGGACCGCCGCAACGAGGACCGGTTCCACTTCATCGAGTGGACGAAAAAAGCGTTTTCCAACGTCCAGGTCATCCCCGCGGGCAACGGCATCATGCACCAGATCAACCTGGAGAAAATGTCGCCCGTGGTCCATGCGGACAACGGCGTGGCCTATCCCGACACCTGCGTGGGCACCGACAGCCACACGCCGCACGTGGATGCCCTGGGCGTGGTCGCCATCGGCGTGGGCGGCCTGGAGGCCGAGAACGTGATGCTGGGCCGCGCCAGCTGGATGCGCCTGCCCGAGATCGTGGGCGTCAAGCTCACCGGCCAGCGCCAGGACGGCATCACCGCCACCGACGTGGTGCTGGCCCTGACCGAGTTCCTGCGCAAGTCCAGGGTGGTGGGTGCCTACCTGGAGTTTCATGGCGAAGGCGCGGCCAGGCTGACCATTGGCGACCGCGCGACCATCTCGAACATGGCCCCCGAATACGGCGCCACCGCCGCCATGTTCAGCATCGACACGCAGACGCTGGAGTACCTGACCCTCACGGGCCGCGCGGCGGAGCAGGTCAGGCTGGTCGAGACCTACGCGAAGCACGCCGGCCTGTGGTCGGACTCGCTCAGGGAGGCCGTGTACGAACGCCATCTGGAGTTCGACCTGTCCAGCGTGGTGCGCAACCTGGCGGGCCCGTCGAACCCGCATGCGCGCGTGGCCACCGCCGATCTGGCGGCCAAGGGCATCGCGGGCGTCTGGCGCATGCCCACGCCGGAAGAAGGCACGATGCCCGACGGCGCCGTGATCATCGCGGCCATCACGAGCTGCACCAACACCTCCAACCCGCGCAACGTGATCGCCGCCGCCCTGCTCGCCCGCAATGCGAACCGGCTGGGCCTGGCGCGCAAGCCCTGGGTCAAGACCTCGCTGGCCCCCGGCTCCAGGGCCGTGGAGCTGTACCTGAAGGAAGCCGGCCTGCTGCAGGACCTCGAAAAGCTGGGCTTCGGCATCGTGGCCTTCGCCTGCACCACCTGCAACGGCATGAGCGGCGCGCTCGATCCGGACATCCAGCAGGAGATCATCGGCCGCGGCCTCCACACGGCCGCCGTGCTCTCGGGCAACCGCAACTTCGACGGGCGCATCCACCCCTATGCCCGGCAGGCGTTCCTGGCCTCGCCGCCGCTGGTCGTGGCCTATGCGATCGCGGGCACGGTGCGGTTCGACATCGAGAACGACGTGCTCACGGTGGTGGACGGCAAGCCCGTGCGCCTGAGGGACATCTGGCCCGCCGACGAGGAAATCGACGCCGTCGTGAAGGCCGCCGTGAAGCCCGCGCAGTACCGCGCCGTGTACGAACCGATGTTCGCCATCCGGCACGACGACGGCCAGCGCGTATCGCCGCAGTACGGCTGGCGGGCGCAGTCCACCTACATCCGCCGCCCGCCCTACTGGGACACCGAAGGCGTGGGCGCGCTGGCCGCGAACCCGCGCACCTTGAAGGGCATGCGGGCGCTGGCCCTCCTGCCGGACAACATCACCACCGACCACCTCTCGCCCTCCAACGCCATCCTGCCCGACAGCGCGGCCGGAGAGTACCTGCACAGCATGGGCCTGCCCGAGGAGGACTTCAACTCCTACGCCACCCACCGCGGCGACCACCTCACCGCCATGCGCGCCACGTTCGCCAACCCGCAGCTCGTCAACGAGATGGCCGTGGTGGATGGCCAGGTTCGCAAGGGCTCGCTCGCCCGGGTGGAGCCCGAAGGCCAGGTCATGCGCATGTGGGAGGCCATCGAAACCTACCTGCACCGCCGCCAGCCGCTCATCATCATCGCCGGCGCCGACTACGGCCAGGGCTCCAGCCGCGACTGGGCCGCCAAGGGCGTGCGCCTGGCGGGCGTCGAAACCGTGGTGGCCGAGGGCTTCGAGCGCATCCACCGCACCAACCTGATCGGCATGGGCGTGCTGCCGCTGGAGTTCAAGGACGGCACCACGCGGCGGACCCTGGGGCTCGACGGCACCGAAACCTACGACGTGCAAGGCCAGCCGCAGCCACGCGCCACGCTCATGCTCGTCATCCGGCGCAAGAATGGCGAGGTGGTGAACGTGCCCATGGCCTGCCGCCTGGACACCGCCGAGGAAGTCTCCGTGTACGAAGCGGGCGGCGTGCTGCAGCGCTTCGCCCAGGACTTCCTGGCCCAGAATGTCAAGCAAAAACAGCCCCTGGCGCAGTCATGA